In the Ensifer adhaerens genome, one interval contains:
- a CDS encoding cupin domain-containing protein, with translation MSKVIKLGRDGVGLKALEKCSVVPPEAILSGFANELGDVHFESPDKAVVIGTWQSTPYAEMLSYPDGNEYSVILSGKVAITNPDGSVETFSAGESYILPAGVEVRFEVLETMRKVYVLYTAPAAK, from the coding sequence ATGTCGAAGGTCATCAAACTCGGGCGCGATGGTGTCGGCCTCAAGGCGCTTGAAAAATGCAGCGTCGTCCCCCCGGAGGCAATCCTTTCCGGCTTTGCGAACGAGCTCGGCGACGTTCATTTCGAAAGCCCCGACAAGGCCGTCGTGATCGGCACCTGGCAGTCGACGCCCTATGCGGAAATGCTCTCCTACCCCGATGGCAACGAATACAGCGTCATCCTCTCGGGCAAGGTCGCCATTACCAACCCCGACGGTTCGGTCGAAACCTTTTCAGCCGGCGAAAGCTATATCCTGCCGGCCGGCGTCGAGGTGCGTTTCGAAGTGCTGGAGACGATGCGCAAAGTCTACGTCCTCTATACCGCGCCAGCCGCGAAGTGA
- a CDS encoding helix-turn-helix transcriptional regulator has product MKDDAIIKVCAPAQQTRVGDLALSLMEGVGRSDFQDRLAQSLKRHVAVDAGLMLLYRRGAAPKILFNDWRTDKGLSDIRAYLQGPYRLDPFYRLALDNGDDGLYRLRQIDPSFDRSQYYRDYYRHSGLHDEFNFFIGIDADTKIAISLARRHAHAAFSGEDQDFLQSAAPLLSMAVLRHYRDLRPESLGEDGSPLQSALAQAIRNFGRSLLTDRECQVAQMILRGYSVKGAAEKLGISPATVKLHRRNLYAKLDITSQTALFSLFLDAVSSANNAFEDPLATYLSPGVALKPH; this is encoded by the coding sequence ATGAAAGACGATGCGATCATCAAAGTCTGCGCGCCGGCGCAGCAGACCCGCGTGGGTGATCTGGCGCTGTCCCTGATGGAGGGGGTTGGCCGTTCGGATTTCCAGGATCGCCTGGCACAGTCGCTGAAGCGGCACGTCGCGGTGGATGCGGGGCTGATGCTGCTTTATCGGCGCGGCGCGGCGCCGAAGATCCTGTTCAACGACTGGCGCACGGACAAGGGGCTTTCCGATATCCGCGCCTATCTACAGGGGCCGTACCGGCTCGATCCGTTCTATCGGCTGGCGCTCGACAACGGTGATGACGGTCTCTACCGCCTGAGGCAGATCGATCCGTCGTTCGACCGATCGCAATATTACCGCGATTACTACCGCCACTCGGGCCTGCACGACGAGTTCAATTTCTTCATCGGCATCGATGCCGACACGAAGATCGCGATTTCGCTGGCGCGACGCCACGCGCACGCGGCCTTCAGCGGAGAAGACCAGGATTTCCTGCAGAGCGCGGCACCGCTGCTCAGCATGGCCGTGCTTCGGCATTATCGTGACCTCAGACCCGAAAGCCTCGGCGAAGATGGCTCGCCGCTGCAAAGCGCCCTGGCGCAGGCAATCCGCAACTTCGGCCGCAGCCTGCTGACCGACCGTGAGTGCCAGGTCGCGCAGATGATCCTGCGCGGTTACTCGGTCAAGGGGGCGGCGGAAAAGCTCGGCATATCGCCGGCTACCGTCAAGCTGCACCGCCGCAATCTCTATGCGAAGCTCGACATCACATCGCAGACCGCACTGTTCTCGCTGTTCCTCGACGCCGTGTCTTCGGCGAACAATGCCTTCGAGGATCCGCTGGCCACGTATCTTTCGCCGGGTGTCGCGCTGAAGCCGCACTGA
- a CDS encoding ABC transporter permease → MTKPSWFNRLSILFGLAFLYLPIVVLVIYSFNGSKLVTVWGGFSTQWYATVLNNPSIIEGAKVSFLVAAVSATAATILGTLAAVVMVRLRRFRGRALLNGMLLAPMVMPEVVMAVSMLLMFVTLGIDRGPLTITLAHTTFTLCFATVVLQSRLVELDPSLEEAARDLGCPPAKAFVSVALPNMIPAIVSAWLLSFTLSLDDLVISSFTTGPGASTLPMKIYSQIKFGVTPEINAISTIILGIVVLGLIAAQLVSRRSEQRVSAAA, encoded by the coding sequence ATGACAAAACCAAGCTGGTTCAATCGGCTGTCGATCCTGTTCGGCCTCGCCTTCCTCTATCTGCCGATCGTCGTTCTCGTCATCTACAGCTTCAACGGCTCGAAACTCGTGACGGTCTGGGGCGGCTTCTCGACCCAATGGTATGCGACCGTTCTCAACAATCCCTCGATCATCGAGGGTGCGAAAGTCAGCTTCCTGGTCGCGGCGGTCTCCGCCACTGCAGCAACCATTCTCGGGACGCTCGCGGCGGTCGTCATGGTGCGGCTGCGTCGCTTCCGCGGCCGGGCGCTCTTGAACGGCATGCTGCTTGCGCCCATGGTCATGCCGGAAGTGGTGATGGCGGTGTCGATGCTCTTGATGTTCGTGACGCTTGGGATCGATCGCGGGCCGCTCACCATCACGCTGGCGCACACGACCTTCACGCTCTGCTTTGCAACCGTCGTGCTGCAGTCGCGGCTGGTGGAACTCGACCCGTCGCTGGAAGAGGCGGCCCGCGATCTCGGCTGCCCGCCGGCCAAGGCATTCGTCAGCGTTGCCTTACCGAACATGATCCCGGCCATCGTCTCCGCCTGGCTCCTGTCCTTCACCCTGTCGCTGGACGATCTGGTCATTTCGAGCTTCACCACAGGACCGGGCGCCTCGACCCTGCCGATGAAGATCTATTCGCAGATCAAGTTCGGCGTGACGCCGGAGATCAACGCGATCTCGACGATCATCCTCGGCATCGTGGTGCTGGGATTGATCGCGGCCCAACTGGTCTCGCGGCGCTCGGAACAACGGGTGAGCGCCGCAGCTTGA
- a CDS encoding ABC transporter permease subunit — MLTAATPSAKTNWGKRLLIAIPYAWLLVLFLAPFALVAGISLSTVRLGMPPFEPLTAWDGSILNLRLNFENFLYVLTDDTYLLAYLTSLKIAAISTAAMLFIAYPLAYGIASCSPSSRSLLVFLVIVPFWSSMLIRVYSWMSILRNDGLLNALLLKLGLISEPLRILNTETAIYIGIIYTYLPFMVLPIYSNLSSADRTLIEAARDLGCSRISAFWRVTFPLSLPGVLAGCALVFIPVVGEFVIPDLLGGADTQMIGRAIWLEFFNNRDWPMAAAVTIVLLALLVVPIVYFQSRQSRERA; from the coding sequence ATGCTCACGGCAGCGACACCGTCCGCAAAGACGAACTGGGGCAAGCGGCTCCTGATCGCCATACCCTATGCCTGGCTTCTGGTCCTGTTCCTGGCGCCCTTCGCGCTCGTTGCCGGCATCAGCCTCTCGACCGTGCGGCTCGGCATGCCGCCCTTCGAGCCGCTGACGGCCTGGGACGGATCGATCCTTAATCTCCGGCTCAACTTCGAGAATTTCCTCTATGTTCTCACGGACGACACCTATCTGCTGGCCTATCTGACGAGCCTCAAGATCGCGGCGATTTCGACCGCAGCCATGCTCTTCATCGCCTATCCGCTTGCCTATGGTATTGCCTCATGTTCGCCGTCGTCGCGGTCGCTGCTGGTCTTCCTTGTGATCGTGCCGTTCTGGAGTTCGATGCTGATCCGCGTCTATTCCTGGATGAGCATTCTGCGAAACGACGGTCTTCTGAACGCGCTGCTCTTGAAGCTTGGCCTGATCAGCGAACCTCTGCGCATCCTGAACACCGAGACGGCGATCTACATCGGCATCATCTATACCTACCTGCCCTTCATGGTGCTGCCGATCTACTCGAACTTGAGCAGTGCCGACCGCACGCTGATCGAGGCGGCGCGCGACCTCGGCTGCTCGCGTATCTCGGCCTTCTGGCGGGTCACCTTCCCCTTGAGCCTGCCCGGCGTTTTGGCCGGCTGCGCGCTGGTCTTCATTCCCGTCGTTGGCGAGTTCGTGATCCCGGATCTCCTAGGTGGCGCCGACACCCAGATGATTGGCCGCGCCATCTGGCTCGAATTCTTCAACAATCGCGACTGGCCGATGGCTGCTGCCGTGACGATCGTGCTGCTCGCGTTGCTGGTCGTGCCGATCGTCTATTTCCAATCGCGCCAGTCGCGCGAGCGAGCCTGA
- a CDS encoding ABC transporter ATP-binding protein: MQSYISIENLAKSYGVVTAVNNINLGIEKGEFFSLLGPSGCGKSTLLRMIAGFETPTSGAIKLEGADVTDVPAHRRPTNMMFQSYALFPHLTVGKNIAFGLQQDGLEKLEIRKRIDEVAEKLQLTALLDRKPAQLSGGQRQRVALARALVKRPKVLLLDEPLGALDKNLRTETQLELVRLQRELGLTFIIVTHDQHEAMTVSTRIAIMKQGQVLQVGTPSEVYETPRSRYVAKFLGETNVFAGGRAKRNGEELRIDSDEAGGGVRAAFTDRVALDRPFWVSVRPERVELATSGGGLEGTVEQLTYTGVERHYRVRLKSGATLDARRVNLGTESDLRVGDQVFASWSPQASRLLAE, from the coding sequence GTGCAATCCTATATTTCGATCGAGAACCTGGCGAAGTCCTATGGCGTCGTCACCGCTGTCAACAACATCAACCTGGGCATCGAGAAGGGCGAGTTCTTCTCGCTTCTCGGCCCCTCGGGCTGCGGAAAGTCGACGCTGCTCCGGATGATCGCCGGCTTCGAGACGCCGACATCCGGCGCCATCAAGCTGGAGGGAGCCGACGTCACCGATGTTCCGGCGCACCGGCGGCCGACCAACATGATGTTCCAGTCCTATGCGTTGTTTCCGCACCTGACCGTCGGCAAGAACATCGCCTTCGGATTGCAGCAGGATGGTCTTGAAAAGCTTGAGATCAGGAAGCGCATCGACGAGGTTGCGGAGAAATTGCAGCTGACGGCGCTGCTCGATCGCAAGCCGGCACAGCTTTCCGGCGGCCAGCGCCAGCGCGTGGCGCTCGCCCGTGCGCTGGTCAAGCGGCCGAAGGTTCTGCTTCTCGACGAGCCGCTCGGCGCACTCGACAAGAACCTGCGCACCGAAACGCAACTCGAACTCGTCCGTCTGCAGCGGGAGCTCGGCCTCACCTTCATCATCGTCACCCATGACCAGCATGAGGCGATGACCGTTTCCACCCGCATCGCCATCATGAAGCAGGGCCAGGTGCTGCAGGTCGGCACGCCTTCGGAGGTCTACGAGACGCCGCGATCGCGCTATGTCGCAAAGTTCCTCGGAGAGACCAATGTCTTCGCCGGCGGACGCGCGAAGCGCAATGGCGAAGAGCTTAGAATCGACAGCGATGAGGCCGGCGGCGGCGTCCGCGCCGCCTTCACCGACCGGGTGGCACTCGATCGGCCGTTCTGGGTCTCGGTTCGCCCGGAGCGGGTGGAACTCGCGACTTCGGGCGGCGGGCTTGAAGGCACCGTGGAGCAACTCACCTATACCGGCGTCGAACGGCACTACCGGGTGCGGCTGAAATCGGGAGCTACGCTCGACGCACGACGGGTCAACCTCGGCACCGAAAGCGATCTTCGCGTCGGCGATCAGGTGTTTGCGAGCTGGTCGCCGCAGGCAAGCCGGCTGTTGGCCGAATAG
- a CDS encoding extracellular solute-binding protein, with amino-acid sequence MQNFTRTALRSMFAASLAAIAVSTTAQAQDKLFIYNFSDYFAEDTVSNFQARTGTETRVDFYDSLEVLETRLLAGGSGFDVAFPSATVGERLIQSGALKPIDVTALKNYGNLDKDLLKLVAEHDPENKYLVPYMWLTTGVAYNAKLVGERLPNAPTNSLDMFFKPEVAEKFQDCGIGIVDAPNEVIPIALNYLGLDPYSTKAEDLDRAKELLLKLRPFIRHMQSGQLVADMASGQLCLALMWSGDAGIAAARAEEAETGVKVDYSIPKEGTIISFDTMAIPADAPDPEQALAFIDYILEPKTVAAISNHVFYANANAAATAEVDAGIRDNPNIYPPADVRSKLFVDKSLPPRQTRERTRVWSAFRAGQ; translated from the coding sequence ATGCAAAACTTTACCCGCACCGCACTGCGCTCCATGTTTGCGGCATCGCTCGCCGCTATCGCGGTCTCGACGACCGCCCAGGCGCAGGACAAGCTGTTCATCTACAACTTCTCCGACTACTTCGCCGAAGATACGGTTTCGAACTTCCAGGCCCGCACCGGTACCGAAACCCGCGTCGACTTCTACGATTCGCTTGAAGTGCTCGAGACCCGGCTGCTCGCCGGCGGCAGCGGTTTCGATGTCGCCTTCCCGAGCGCCACGGTCGGCGAACGGCTCATCCAATCCGGCGCACTGAAGCCGATCGACGTCACGGCGCTCAAGAACTACGGCAATCTCGACAAGGATCTGCTGAAGCTCGTCGCCGAGCATGACCCGGAGAACAAGTATCTCGTTCCTTACATGTGGCTGACGACAGGCGTCGCCTACAACGCCAAGCTCGTCGGCGAGCGCCTTCCCAATGCGCCGACGAACAGCCTCGACATGTTCTTCAAACCGGAGGTCGCCGAGAAGTTCCAGGATTGCGGTATCGGCATCGTCGACGCGCCGAACGAGGTGATCCCGATCGCGCTCAACTACCTCGGCCTCGACCCTTATTCCACCAAAGCGGAAGACCTCGACAGGGCGAAGGAGCTGCTGCTGAAGCTGCGTCCCTTCATCCGTCACATGCAGAGCGGCCAGCTCGTGGCCGACATGGCGTCCGGCCAGCTCTGCCTGGCGCTGATGTGGAGTGGCGACGCCGGAATTGCGGCTGCCCGCGCGGAAGAAGCGGAAACCGGCGTCAAGGTCGACTATTCGATCCCGAAGGAAGGAACGATCATCTCCTTCGACACGATGGCGATCCCGGCCGATGCGCCGGATCCGGAGCAGGCGCTTGCCTTCATCGACTATATCCTCGAGCCGAAGACGGTTGCCGCGATCAGCAACCACGTCTTCTACGCCAACGCCAATGCCGCAGCGACCGCCGAGGTTGACGCCGGCATCCGCGACAACCCGAACATCTATCCTCCTGCCGACGTTCGTTCCAAGCTCTTCGTCGACAAGTCGCTGCCGCCGCGTCAGACGCGCGAGCGCACTCGCGTCTGGTCGGCATTCAGGGCCGGCCAATAG
- the speB gene encoding agmatinase — MDEKFNQPLGGNDMPRFGGPGTMMRLPTAASAEGLDACFVGIPMDIGASNRSGTRYGPRQIRAESVMIRPYNMATGAAPFESLQVADIGDIAINTFNLPANMEIITRNIGEILKHDCIPLTLGGDHTISYPILKAIAEKHGPVALIHVDAHADINDTMFGEKIAHGTPFRRAYEDGCLNPNLVFQIGLRGTGYASDDFDWSRDKGFTVVPAEECWHKSLVPLIEGIRAKIGNHKTYLTFDIDSLDPAYAPGTGTPEIGGLTIIQAIEIIRGCRGLNLVGADLVEVSPPFDTTGTTAITAANLLYEMLCVLPGVKYKR, encoded by the coding sequence ATGGATGAGAAATTCAATCAGCCGCTGGGCGGCAACGACATGCCCCGCTTCGGTGGGCCGGGTACGATGATGCGCCTTCCCACCGCGGCGTCGGCTGAAGGCCTCGATGCCTGCTTCGTCGGGATCCCCATGGATATCGGCGCATCCAACCGTTCCGGCACGCGCTACGGGCCACGGCAGATCCGTGCCGAATCCGTGATGATCCGCCCCTACAACATGGCGACGGGCGCTGCCCCCTTCGAAAGCCTGCAGGTGGCCGATATCGGCGACATCGCCATCAACACCTTCAACCTGCCGGCCAACATGGAGATCATCACCCGCAACATCGGCGAGATCCTCAAGCACGACTGCATTCCGCTGACGCTTGGCGGCGATCACACGATCAGCTACCCGATCCTGAAGGCGATTGCCGAAAAGCACGGGCCGGTCGCCCTCATTCATGTCGATGCCCACGCGGACATCAACGACACGATGTTCGGCGAGAAGATCGCGCACGGTACGCCGTTCCGGCGCGCCTACGAGGATGGTTGCCTCAATCCCAATCTGGTGTTTCAGATCGGCCTGCGCGGCACCGGCTATGCGTCCGACGACTTCGACTGGTCACGCGACAAGGGCTTTACCGTCGTTCCGGCGGAGGAATGCTGGCACAAGTCGCTCGTGCCGCTGATCGAAGGCATCCGCGCCAAGATCGGCAACCACAAGACTTACCTGACCTTCGATATCGACAGTCTCGATCCGGCCTATGCTCCCGGCACCGGCACGCCCGAGATCGGTGGCCTGACCATCATCCAGGCGATCGAAATCATCCGCGGCTGCCGCGGCCTCAATCTCGTCGGCGCCGATCTCGTGGAGGTGAGCCCGCCTTTCGACACGACCGGGACGACGGCGATCACGGCGGCGAACCTTCTTTACGAAATGCTCTGCGTGCTGCCGGGTGTGAAGTACAAGCGCTAG
- a CDS encoding DUF808 domain-containing protein, producing MATGLIALLDDIVAIAKLTAASLDDVAAQTAKASAKAAGVVIDDAAVTPRYVVGLTPERELPIIARIALGSLKNKLLFLLPGALLLGYFAPWAITPLLMLGGVYLCYEGAEKLYGAVFPHAAHAHEEAVLGEKSDPVALENEKVTGAIRTDFILSAEIMALTLSTVADADIYMQGIVLAGVGILITLAVYGVVALIVKADDAGIALAKNPLSALRVLGRGLVLGMPAFLKVLAAIGTAAMLWVGGSILVHGMAQLGQAGPEHFIHDISESVAHTLTIAPAVVGWFTTSALQALLAMVVGAATIIIMGNVVAPLWSRLRPAKS from the coding sequence ATGGCCACAGGTCTCATCGCCCTCCTCGACGACATCGTGGCCATCGCCAAGCTGACGGCCGCTTCGCTGGACGACGTGGCGGCCCAAACCGCGAAGGCCAGTGCCAAGGCAGCCGGCGTCGTGATCGACGACGCCGCGGTGACCCCGCGCTATGTGGTGGGACTGACGCCTGAACGGGAACTGCCGATCATTGCACGGATCGCGCTCGGATCGCTGAAGAACAAGTTGCTTTTCCTTTTGCCTGGCGCGCTGCTGCTCGGCTATTTCGCGCCCTGGGCGATAACGCCGCTGCTGATGCTCGGCGGCGTCTATCTCTGCTACGAGGGTGCCGAGAAGCTTTACGGCGCCGTCTTTCCGCATGCGGCCCACGCGCACGAGGAAGCGGTGCTCGGCGAAAAGAGCGATCCGGTGGCGCTTGAAAACGAGAAGGTAACCGGCGCCATCCGCACCGACTTCATTCTCTCTGCCGAGATCATGGCGCTGACCCTGTCGACCGTGGCCGATGCCGACATCTACATGCAGGGCATTGTACTCGCGGGCGTCGGCATCCTGATTACCCTTGCGGTCTATGGCGTCGTGGCGCTCATCGTCAAGGCCGACGATGCCGGCATAGCGCTGGCGAAGAACCCGCTGTCCGCCCTGCGCGTTCTCGGCCGCGGCCTCGTTCTCGGCATGCCCGCATTCCTGAAGGTCCTTGCCGCGATCGGCACCGCGGCCATGCTCTGGGTCGGCGGCAGCATTCTCGTGCACGGCATGGCGCAACTGGGCCAGGCTGGGCCGGAACATTTCATCCACGACATCTCCGAAAGCGTTGCCCACACGCTGACGATCGCGCCGGCGGTCGTCGGCTGGTTCACAACCTCGGCGCTCCAGGCACTGCTTGCCATGGTCGTCGGCGCTGCAACCATTATCATCATGGGCAATGTGGTGGCGCCGCTCTGGAGCCGCCTGCGGCCGGCAAAGAGCTAG
- a CDS encoding TniQ family protein, which yields MTRLSISLPFHGDESLASHCSRLAAAHNFKSAKMFAGQLGIRFEKLCNGAGPELEAYARLTSQENCDLTAGIIRTDGKNARIAKEIMSRTFLTTMCHRFCPVCLVDDEARLPGRKGSRAYARLHWSVSSIRSCVVHDCALVEVRMPLGHHPADFSANIRHLCDQRDKALMTPMPLPASPLDRYAIARLQQHPTTSNWLDTLPLETVCRLTETTGAILRHGIWFDTLMSDGAEWSACAAEGFAVTSEGPERFCDFLRHLVKASYRPSIQRSPLKIFGRLAELVQSASPLSPYRKVRELMQTVSVGELPFGPGDKFLGTVRERQLHSIASAATASGLSRVEVRAQLRKANIITSDTENLPDHMVVFPSQTLDNIGRPARCSTKEAMGRLNATGDELAALVRARLLFPMQGKRFQAIEFSDSDVERIRDQIQALPLITLKEAPMTCISSAATVSQRSIATVLKLVFDGSVRAATTGETGIAGLLVDPVECAQARSKYKLKELPWRRAMAALQVPSRTLEVLLSKGYLEGNTTGEQLDFTITTDALIRFAREYVSMREMTHQLRFAYPQLAAKIAMRAHPPATPWTIAHANFYRRSEIAI from the coding sequence ATGACACGACTGTCGATCAGCCTGCCCTTCCACGGCGACGAGTCCCTGGCCAGCCACTGCTCGCGTCTTGCGGCCGCTCACAATTTCAAGTCCGCAAAGATGTTCGCCGGGCAGCTGGGAATTCGCTTCGAAAAGCTCTGCAACGGGGCCGGTCCGGAACTCGAAGCATATGCACGCCTGACTAGCCAGGAGAACTGCGATCTAACCGCAGGCATCATCCGCACTGACGGAAAAAACGCGCGCATTGCCAAGGAGATCATGTCCAGGACATTCCTGACGACAATGTGTCACCGCTTCTGTCCCGTGTGCCTCGTCGATGACGAAGCTCGACTTCCTGGACGAAAGGGCTCGCGCGCATACGCCCGCTTGCACTGGTCGGTCTCATCGATCAGGTCGTGCGTGGTCCACGACTGCGCACTTGTCGAAGTACGCATGCCACTGGGCCATCATCCAGCAGACTTCTCAGCCAACATCAGACATCTATGCGATCAGAGGGACAAGGCCCTGATGACTCCGATGCCATTGCCAGCGTCGCCATTGGACCGATACGCCATTGCTCGGCTCCAGCAGCACCCGACTACGTCGAACTGGCTCGACACGTTGCCGCTCGAGACTGTCTGCCGCCTGACGGAAACCACCGGCGCCATCCTCCGTCATGGCATCTGGTTCGATACTCTCATGTCCGACGGAGCCGAGTGGTCCGCGTGTGCAGCAGAAGGTTTTGCCGTTACCTCCGAGGGCCCAGAGCGCTTTTGCGATTTCCTTCGGCACCTCGTCAAAGCCTCTTATCGCCCGTCGATCCAGCGCAGTCCGCTAAAGATCTTCGGCCGCCTTGCGGAACTCGTGCAGAGTGCCTCCCCCCTGTCACCCTATCGGAAAGTTCGCGAACTCATGCAGACAGTTTCTGTGGGCGAACTCCCGTTCGGTCCGGGAGACAAGTTTCTCGGCACCGTCCGGGAACGCCAACTGCATTCGATCGCATCGGCTGCCACTGCGTCCGGTCTCAGCCGCGTCGAAGTCCGCGCACAACTCCGGAAGGCGAACATCATCACCAGCGACACCGAGAACCTTCCAGACCACATGGTGGTCTTCCCCAGCCAGACACTCGACAACATTGGCCGACCCGCCCGATGCTCGACGAAGGAGGCGATGGGCCGCCTGAACGCGACTGGCGACGAACTCGCCGCCCTGGTGCGAGCAAGGCTGCTCTTTCCGATGCAGGGGAAACGCTTCCAAGCGATCGAGTTTTCCGACAGCGACGTGGAACGCATCCGAGATCAAATCCAAGCCCTTCCTTTGATCACTCTGAAAGAAGCTCCGATGACGTGCATCAGCAGTGCGGCAACCGTCTCACAGCGCTCCATCGCAACCGTGCTGAAGCTGGTTTTTGATGGGAGCGTCCGCGCCGCCACGACTGGCGAAACCGGAATCGCTGGCCTGCTAGTGGACCCGGTCGAGTGCGCCCAGGCGCGTTCGAAATACAAGCTGAAGGAACTTCCCTGGCGCAGGGCAATGGCAGCGCTTCAGGTTCCCTCCCGCACTCTGGAGGTGCTCCTTTCCAAGGGCTATCTCGAAGGAAACACAACCGGAGAACAGTTGGACTTTACGATCACGACGGACGCTCTCATCCGGTTCGCCCGCGAGTATGTCTCCATGCGCGAAATGACTCATCAGCTACGATTTGCGTACCCGCAGCTCGCAGCAAAAATTGCGATGCGAGCACATCCGCCTGCCACCCCTTGGACGATCGCTCATGCGAATTTCTATCGGCGATCTGAAATCGCTATCTAG
- a CDS encoding TniQ family protein has product MKPLSITVPLHADEIITSYCSRIAAANGIPSARVFANDMTLDFTGLANGKPAAVQRLAELVRLTPSQIEHAVVVTDQKHAHVSGQTFSRPHFRRHRLRFCPHCIMEDEATNLGRRQSRAYGRMNWLITFIRTCPVHRARLITSIKTSTIAVHDFVVRLGWERPNMSEHLLASSRQEPTKLERYVSNRLLGKESGMRLLDSMPLYAAAQTAEWVGATMTQGVDFMPDSLSEMDWQEAAKAGFEVLADGKAGVRRFLEDLCAKYTTNPGVRQGGKVLGRFYALLKWQRRDPAYDPIREIVHSVAAECLPLGPGDDVFGSITRRKWHTVITAARQHRRSPGSIATKFRAAGLLPYNGTPYRNRRVLVDARKADELLVAAESAISSAAASRMLNLDTVQLFAIIREGLLTPIMSTKDTGKGGVVPFFLPEQVVELRRTIENLVTLRKPTPELVPISGACRPAKCTLREFFSMLFEGKLKNVACDTSKPGCSTLLVDPVEIRKVLLSTGRDAELIPVSQAHRKLPVSGACVSALVRHGYLRTATPIRRTRQSNAKYIAPNDLTEFRSIYTTLREVTFAVQRRPKWLTQRLCALGVKPAFDRELIGAVLYRRSDVEPLYDQLRKGPKRPEIRNGERT; this is encoded by the coding sequence ATGAAACCTCTGTCGATCACTGTCCCACTCCACGCAGACGAGATTATCACAAGCTATTGTTCGCGCATTGCAGCCGCAAATGGCATTCCGAGCGCACGCGTTTTCGCAAACGACATGACCCTCGACTTCACAGGGCTCGCCAATGGAAAGCCCGCAGCAGTTCAAAGGCTCGCCGAACTTGTCAGGCTTACCCCGAGCCAAATTGAACATGCTGTCGTTGTTACGGACCAGAAGCACGCGCACGTAAGTGGTCAGACATTCTCACGGCCTCATTTCCGCCGGCACAGGCTCCGTTTTTGCCCCCACTGCATCATGGAGGACGAGGCGACAAATCTCGGTCGCCGCCAAAGTCGGGCTTACGGCCGCATGAACTGGTTGATCACGTTTATTCGCACCTGCCCGGTTCATCGAGCACGGCTGATAACTTCAATCAAGACCAGTACCATCGCGGTTCACGATTTCGTCGTCCGCCTCGGTTGGGAACGACCGAACATGTCTGAGCACTTGCTCGCCAGTTCGAGGCAGGAGCCCACCAAATTGGAACGCTACGTCTCCAATCGACTTCTTGGAAAGGAGAGCGGTATGCGCCTGCTCGACTCCATGCCCCTCTACGCAGCAGCCCAGACAGCGGAGTGGGTGGGTGCCACCATGACCCAAGGGGTCGACTTCATGCCCGACAGCCTCAGCGAAATGGATTGGCAGGAAGCGGCCAAAGCCGGATTCGAAGTCCTGGCGGACGGGAAAGCCGGGGTCCGACGTTTCCTCGAGGACCTCTGCGCGAAATACACCACGAACCCTGGCGTACGACAGGGAGGGAAGGTGCTGGGGCGGTTCTATGCGCTGCTCAAGTGGCAGCGGCGCGACCCCGCCTACGATCCCATCCGCGAGATCGTTCACAGCGTCGCAGCGGAGTGTCTTCCGTTGGGGCCCGGCGACGATGTGTTCGGATCAATCACGCGGCGAAAATGGCACACGGTAATAACTGCGGCGAGACAGCATCGGCGAAGCCCCGGGAGCATCGCAACCAAGTTTCGAGCGGCGGGGCTGCTCCCATACAATGGCACCCCCTACCGCAACCGTCGGGTACTAGTGGATGCGAGGAAGGCGGATGAACTGCTTGTTGCGGCAGAGAGTGCGATCTCATCAGCTGCTGCAAGCCGCATGCTCAACCTGGATACGGTGCAGCTTTTCGCGATCATACGAGAAGGGCTCCTGACCCCCATTATGTCCACAAAGGACACGGGAAAAGGCGGCGTGGTTCCGTTCTTCCTGCCGGAGCAAGTCGTGGAACTCAGACGCACAATCGAGAACCTCGTCACTTTGCGTAAGCCGACACCTGAGCTGGTCCCGATTTCGGGAGCATGTCGCCCAGCCAAATGTACCCTAAGGGAGTTCTTCTCGATGCTCTTTGAAGGAAAGCTGAAAAACGTTGCGTGCGATACCAGCAAGCCAGGTTGCAGCACGCTGCTTGTAGACCCCGTGGAGATCAGGAAGGTACTCTTGTCTACCGGACGGGACGCAGAACTTATCCCGGTTTCACAGGCCCACAGGAAGCTGCCAGTTTCTGGTGCCTGCGTTTCGGCCCTGGTCCGTCACGGCTACCTCCGCACGGCAACGCCGATCAGGCGAACGCGCCAGTCCAACGCAAAGTACATTGCGCCGAACGACCTCACCGAGTTCAGGTCGATCTATACGACACTTAGAGAGGTCACGTTTGCAGTTCAAAGGCGGCCCAAATGGCTCACGCAGCGCCTGTGCGCACTTGGTGTCAAGCCCGCCTTCGATCGCGAACTCATAGGCGCGGTTTTGTATCGCCGCTCGGATGTAGAGCCCCTCTACGACCAGCTTCGCAAGGGTCCCAAACGTCCAGAAATCCGTAATGGTGAGAGAACGTGA